The genomic interval TTAAAATGAGACGGAGAGAGAGATTATCATTAACATTTTAGACATTTATTTACCATATGGAATGGTAGTATTAACACGTAAGCTgcttaataattatttatatttagattagaTGAATCATACCGAGCAATAATCTATTTCTGTTTCCAACTATTAGCACATTGAACAAACAATTATCTTGAACTTTAGCCTGCATGTCTTGtatcctttataaattaaaactgTTGAAGAATACTTACGGGATTTAAATTGTAATAACTTGGTAACAAGCTTGAACTGAGATTAGCAATAGCATTTAATTTCTAACACCAGTTTCAATAAGCATCTGCAGCAAGCTAGACAGCATCACAACTTAATAAAACAGTAACAACAATTAACGCAACAAACAGGGTATTGTTATTCTCAACCACAGCATACATGCTGCTCAGGCAGAGAGATCAACCACGTTTTGTTTTTCAAATGCACGAACAATCAAACAGTGCCTTTAACACAGTATATATCACATCTGAAATCAATCCAAAGAAACTTAATTGCGACTTGGGTCAGTGAAGAAGCTGTTGATGGTGGGCATAATCTCTGGGGATCTGTTGCGTGAAAACTTCCTCAATAAATGTTCTGTATACTTCTCTCCCTCGGAGAAGTTCTCCAATACTCCTGCAGCCCGGGTCTGCTTGTTCACCCTAAACCCATCAAAAGAACAAACAAACATCCATTATAATGATTCAATGACAAGACACTAACTAAATTAAACAACAATAGCTACATCCATGTGTAACACTAAAATAAGAGTTTTTAATAGGTAGCAGTTCTGTCAATTTGGATAGTCTTGTGAATAGGAATATCTTCCTAAGTTCTTCAAACCTATGAAGCACGGGCACAACACTGACACGTTGATATCgatattaatttaagaaaatgatttaattaaatgtCTGTGTTGGTGTCAAACACCAGAACACTCCTTTGATCAGAAGAAGTATTGGGGCTGCATTCTAACTCAATCAGGCAAGAACGGATTTATATCAATTAGCAGAGCCAACAGCTTCTAACAGTGATCACGCAGACAAATCAGTACCTTTGGTGTAAGATTTGATAGCTCgtataataaatttgaaaaatcagcTTCAATTATCAGATTATTACCAATAATGATTAAAGATCTCCTtaaggtaaattttttttttacgggAGAAAAACCATTTCACAATTCCTACCTTGTTTACCCTTTTTCTTTATCATTCTGCCTTGAGATTAAATATGAGAGTGGAATCTCTCATTATGAAATTTCACATGATATTGTAAAGTTGAAATTTTGTGTCTATGTTCATAGATATTAAATAGGTAGATCAAAATTCAAACAGAAGCcccattaaatttaataaaataaatatcaaaaatagGAGACGTCGATTATCTTCCGAAATAGGCATACCAAAAATAGAAAGGGGAGTagtaattaagaaaaataaatgggTTAATTAGAGAGGGTGAAAGAGTAATTAATAGAAAGCAATAAGTAAGTATTAATTGCCGATCTCTTACAAGTCAAACTTGAAACAagagaaaaatcaaaaattaaaaaccaagTCAATTTGTAGAGAGAGATAAATACCTAACTTCAGGGTTGATGCAGATGTTGCGAACAAGTTGAAAGCCACAGATCCCAACAGCAACTCCAACCGCAGCAAAGAGAGGGTACAcctgaaacaaaaacaaaagtgaAACCCTAGCTCGGAAATGAGATTAAAATGGTCGAATAAGGAAGGATCGAGAAAGTCTCACCTCGGGTCTGACCCAGCGACTTGCCATGGATTATGGATTAGGGATAGCAGAAGAAGATATTGAAAAGGAAAAAGGGGTTGCAACGGGAATATGAAGTGAGAGAAAGAGAATGGAGAAGTTGGCAAGAGATTCTTAAATCCACATAGGCGCTACTATCCTATTGGTTGATTACAACTTGCTTGGCCGTAAGGATAGTGATACCGCGTCACTCAGCCCGATGTATTCTAAACTACTTCTATCACCTACTTACTAAAATTAATTCTTTTCATTTCAGATACAATCAATTCttttatcattcttttttccttatgattatttatttaatttttactgaaaaattcatttgtatgttataaaatattaataatttttttttataacaatttaaaaaattcagcatgatattcaaatcaaacatacaaaattcattatcaattacaaaaaaatgcatatatgcattgaatctttaaataaactcatatattcATCTCTAtcaacatcaaatttatcaaataaaaaattcacactTTAAGATTTAATCATCAAATCACCAAGACAATATCATCTTCTTTTTGTTATCATTCTCTAAATCAAATATCTAACCTAAATCTTTAAAATGTGAGttgtttatttgataaaaatatagattttgttgaagataattactaattttatgagttttgtttgaatataatagattttttatatttttattaaaaaaatgataaaattgttgatattttaaaatataaatgattaaattgctacttaaaattaaataaataatcaaattgagagagagaaaaaaataaatgattgaattgtaacctaaaattaagttaaaatccAACATGaagtattttgtcaaaaaaatatattaatctttCGTACATACTTGTACTAAGAAATAACAAATATAAgttgatttagttttttttaaccattttatttattaagtaaaaataagattcatttaatacatatttttttgtttttaagaatacaaaaaaaaatataattaattgtatattgattttctagaaaaaataaagttttgagCCAAAAGTAAAATCCATAAAATATTACTGCCAACAACGACTCAAACACATTTGATAAtgagaataaaagaaaaaataaaattatgtatttgatattttacaaatttcaaaaattaacttttatatataaaatatttttatttgccttttttatttattaacaattttttaaaaaaaaataaaatctaaagtgATATAATGGTGCTCATTTAAAGTAAGAAATACCTAAGATTTATTgaacatttataaaaatgtatattttatatgaaagtgtaaaaaaattataataaattaattactataAACTATTGTACAAACTGATACGAGATATAACTTGTTTTTACCAGAAGAGGTCAAAAAAAATACAgaaggacaaaaataaaataaacaatgcatgaatataaaaaaatatttatatataagatgTAAAGAAAGCAAAATTGGTTTAataattagtatattttttacGTTGAAAAtgcaattcaaattttttattatacttttggagattttaatctatatattttttcagaaaatataaatgaattgCAAAAATGTCTATATTAAGTATAAAATTCGAGATATGATTctcttttttcaaaatattagtttGTTAGTGCAGCAAAAGTGTAAACTCCTCACATactctgaaataaaatataaataaaaatagtaattaaaaatttgattcatttgattaaaaatttaaattagatgcatcaaattttcaattaccatttttgtttatattttatcccGGATAGAGTATATTACATggcattatatatatttttcagtCTCGAATGtaagcaacaacaaaaaatcatattttgtggttttaattttataaataaaatgtgaTTAATTATACAATATTTCCtaaaatactaattaattaatgtacaatatatttttcaataactcATTTTATTCTAATGGACAAGTTTCCACAAAGAAAAACTTTGATAATAATATGACTTTTTTAATTACTCTCTTCATCCTATAATAATTGAATCTTTTGAtcattttacatatattaaaaagtgtacagaagaaagagagagagagaaagaatatttattttacaaaattatgcTCGTTAGATATTGATACATTCTTAATATCATAAATGCATAGTAGAAAATAttgtattaaataaatagtattaattaaataatacagTTCAAAAAAAGtacattgaaaattaaaaaaaataataatatttatttcgAGAAAACTTTTAtacaaataaatcaattattttagaacggtatttttaaaaataaaataaatccaactattttcttaaatatcattgaataatttatatatatatatatatatatatatatattaaatttggtGACTTAGGGCAAGCTGAGGCGGGTCCTAGTCTAGTCCACCTAAAGTTCTACCATTGCTACTTATTGATAtacgattttttttatatcatcaTACATAAAAATGAAGCAAATacattttgtcaaaataactaaaacaatatgtaatttgtttatatatttattttatatatttttctttgttaatataattgtgatataatttatattactacatcttgttttatatataaaaagaaaaaaaaattataaaagccaaaaaaactcatttaatttgtcaaaaaaaaaaaaagaacactcatttaatgtgtttattttattttattttaaaagtcatgAGAAAATTCACAcccaataatataaaatttaactgtTTTTTTTACAGAAAGTAAATTCCATTTAAATGCTAAAgttaattgtatttattaaattaaagtttatcaatttaatatattttttatttatctattttatttattttaaatcaaaataagtaaattatataatttaaaatattaattattaaaaaactaaattattttttaattagctaatttaaatattttaaattataataaataaattgttttaaattagttacttcaaataatcatttattactttttattaaaaaaactaatttaatttttttttataaataaattattttaaatttcaaaaacatttagtttaattataaaggataaaaaattactttagttaaacaataagaataaaattataagaaaaaatgataAGATATAAACTCATAAGCtaattgaattagtttataaaaaatcgATATAAACTATAAGCTTATTAATGATTCTTACCATTAGAGTTTATagcttataaattataagttatacacttgttttttttttttttacattaccAAACATAGTCAGAGTCTTTTAATCTTATtcaaacataaagaaaaaaaagtataaaaaatatttaaaaaataaataatatgtaaatTTGCCAATACCGTGAGATTTGCATCATGTCTCGAATTCAAATTTATGACTTTGCAGttgtatgaattaattataataatatttattatattttttaaaacttttttatttattttaattttgagtaCATTTGTTATACCTAGGACCAAATATTCTTTCAACGTTGTTATATATAAGGAATCAATTAATAATACCCCATTTGTctccatttttttatatataattctatgtaattaatgtgtatttttttattttttattttataaaagaggccacaaaactataaaaaaactACACAGTTAGATGGACATTCATAAACATATAAGCTATATACATGTCGGCAAAAAGTAAACATTGAAACTCTACAACaggatataaataatataaaaataaaataaaaaaatcaaaagagtAACTAGAGTTTGCTAATTAATGAGAGTTTTTATTTCATTCACGCCAAATGTGAGTCAAACAGACGTGTCAATTTAACATCAACATCTATTTGATACGCCTCGCTAAGGTATGAGGGTTGTTGttaagattaattttttcaGTCATCATATTAATCAACATTTTATAGTCATTTTCAACATGGAGATAAGTGATTAATTGTCTTCTCGCTATATCCATTCCTAGATGCATGTCTCATATTTATGCATGGAGAacattacaaattacaatagTGTCAAATTATCTAGCCTTTTCCGGGTTAAGAAAACACTTGTCAATCTCATATGTCGGgattaaatatcaaaaatatattttattagagttaataatatgtataatatttatacatattttaatatgtatattttgagacccgattaaaattatttgtcaaagaataatttaattatgttacgaagaatttaatactgaaaatatttttttttaaatgtcacttattgctaaaaaataatttatctgttaattgagttgcgacgatagtagatatttttttgaaaaagtaattgGAGAAGAGATGTGcgtaagagttgttagatatttgttagtttagttttaattatactatatatatattttcacaaGGCCTCACGATCTTCTTCTCCATCTTTCttctgttttcaaaaaaaaaaaaaaaaatatcaaaaccaTAAAATACAAATCTTCATTTATCTATTAGATTTAAGCTTCTATTCGAAAAGTGACATAAAAGAAACTTGATCGTTGTCAcgctgcggtgctagtgagctagtttttGAAGCGATGTcacaaacttaaattttaccagaattaatcgcggtgccgtaatcgcttgttaaaTCTACAACGAAAAtaagagctccttccaaacttttagtttgcatttaggacattatttgtgattttgtggaaaagaaatttgatgtatttgatgtgtgaatttgtagaaaatgaatttaatgcgaTTATGTGTGATttagtggaatttaaatttgaggtgtggtttgtggtggtccatatttgatgtgatttatatgttcataattattattatgaattttttatatgtgatttatttgcggattttgtggaaaatgaattgatgaaattcGGTGGTTTATGGgtaaaaatgtggagttttgaaattgagtgagttatgtttgaattgttgaaatttaattgaggtgaTATATTtgtgttgtggaattgaattgattgttaTTGGTGTGAATTGgcggtaattaaatttaatgtgtttgagttatgtaatgagttattttcaaataaatgagtttgaactgaaattgaaagtttataaaaaaatttgagttgtgaaaaagttcaaattttaactaagttaaagagtttgagcaaagagatagattgaaat from Cicer arietinum cultivar CDC Frontier isolate Library 1 chromosome 5, Cicar.CDCFrontier_v2.0, whole genome shotgun sequence carries:
- the LOC101508877 gene encoding uncharacterized protein, with the translated sequence MASRWVRPEVYPLFAAVGVAVGICGFQLVRNICINPEVRVNKQTRAAGVLENFSEGEKYTEHLLRKFSRNRSPEIMPTINSFFTDPSRN